The stretch of DNA CACCCTCCATCTTCCATACATCGGTAAACCTCCGCCGGACCTCTTTCCCAGACATTGGAGAATCGCCCTTCGGCACTACCCGCTCGTCTCCCATCAGCAATACCATCTCGCCAAGCATCCCTGCGTACTCGATGGACCGCACATAACTGCTGTAACTTATCAGCCCTGAAGTGTTTCTTCGTCCCGTCGCCCCCCGGATCGAGACGGTATTCTGTGGATTGTTGACCACAAGATCCTTCGCCAGCAAGGCCGCAAATGCGGCATGGTCATCCTTTATCAGCGCCGTATCTATTCCATTGACGGCCTCCAGCACAGAAGCGATCTTCGGTTCTTTCGCGGCGGCGGCAACCTCTGAATTCGCTGCCTTCCACTCCGCCATCGCAGATGCCGTCAGTGTCAGCACAATCAGCGCCACACGAATTGCGTTCCTTGATAGACGTTCGTATGTCATAGCCAGTTCCCCTCAGGTGCCATCTTATCGCGGAGTAGCCGGCCCCTCTTTGTGCCAATTCTCATGATAGAGACTGCACACCAAAGAACGGAGCGAGGCCAAAGGGAAAAGCACAATCCTGGGCAGACTTTGAGGTTGTTGGGGCAGATCGAGGTCGAACCAGCTTCACTGATGCTGGACTCAACTCGTGAAAATCGCCAAGTATCAAATCGAGGTGGTCATCGAACCTGCCGCGCCTTAATGAGCGACTCGCCCTGAAGTCGACTGTTGACCACCACGCAGCCGTATGGTGCCAAAGAACGGCTTCATTGTACCCAGGAACCTCAAAGAGTTTTCAGGAATGCGATGAGCGCTCGGCGGTCCTGTTCGGACAAATCCAATCCAAAGGGATGGCCCTTGACCGGATAGCTCTTGGCGCCATAAGGTTTGAATCCTGTCGGCTCATAATTGTCATCCAGGCGTTTGGGATCGAACCAATCTTCGAGAGACGCGCACCAGCCGCTGTGGCCGAACATGCTGCGGTACCAGACTCCCTTCAGCGACGGCACCTTGTAATAGCCTGTACCTCGTCTCGTCTTTAAGGTCATATTTGGATCTGTGCCGACCGAGAAAGGTGCGATGTCGAACTGTTGCCGCGCCTCAGGAGGCACACGGAAGCCTTCAGCCGGAGTGAGCTTGTTGTTGGTGTAAAGAGGAGGTGTGTGACAGGTACCACACCCTTCGGTCTCAAAGATCTTCTTACCGCGACGGGCGAGTGCATCGAACTTGTTTGGATTGGGTGGCGGTTCGAGAGCGTACAGGTACATCGCCAAGGCATAAAGCTGCTCGTCACTATATCTGCCGCCAACGGCGATCGGATCGCCGGGTTCCGGACGCTTCGTCGAGTAGTGAAAATCGGCGGGCACAAATCCATCGTAGGATGCAAGATCGTCCGCGCCCTGATTTAATGCCGCGTAGCGCATCAGATCCGCGATCGAACCGTGCTGCTGCAGTCCGGTGTGATCCAGGTAGCGGCGATCTTTCACGCCAATCAGGTCCGGGATCTGGAGGGGGTCGAACAGGCCGCTTTGATGTCGAGCTGTGACCTCCGCAAGCATTGCCGCGTGCGCCGCGATCAACTGATCCGTGGTCATGCTGTCTATTTGCGCCGATGGATCAGGCTTTAGCCATGGAGCTGCGAACAAAGAATGGTCCAGGTGTCGAAGGTCGGCGTCAGCCTTCCGGGCATCATCGGGATTGGCCAACCTACTGCGGAAGAGCCACGCTTTGCTTTTCTCAAACGGGAAGTTCCCCTGGACACCCTCCAATACGCTTCCCTCCGGCATGACGCGCGTGTGGCAAAAGCCGCAGGCAAAATCGCCGAGTTCGACTTCGCCCTTCTTTCGAATGACATATCGGACAAACGGCACGGTCCCATCTTTGGCACCAGGAACTCCGGTCGCTTGATACCATTTTGGATTTCGCACGTCGTCCATGCTGACGATCCGGTGCGTTGTGTAATAGATCGGCGTATTGAAGACGATTCGTCCGGCCGCGATCCAGTCTTCCCTGGAGCTGAGATTGGGCTTGTAAGCCGATTCGTCCCACAGGACCTCGGGATCCTGTTGCCTGAGCCACTCCATATAATTCGGTGGTTCATGCCCCGGAGCGTAGACCGGGTAGCTCTTGTAAATAGGGCGAACGGGAATCCGATAGTAGTAGTCGGAGGATATGTGCCTGGGCGACCCCATGGGGTTCGCCAGCGGCACTTCCAGCGTGGCAATCGCTTCATCATCCCACACCCGCGGAATCGACGGTTCAAAACGGGAGCGTTTCTCCTGGGCAGGAGCGTGGAGAAAGACCCAGAACGTAGCCACACTCACGATCGAGAGATATGCGAGTTTCGTCTTCAGGATTGATCTGCTCATGAATGCCTCCGGGAAGCCGTCACTCGGATTGAGGGGTCCGCGATGACACATGCAGGCACATCTTCGTATCCCGTTGATTCTTTGGGCAATGGAGATTCCCTGTAGAAACCTGTATTTTTCCTTTATCACTTGATTGGGGTACGTTCGAATCCAGACGTGCCGGGTCACCGGAGGGAGCGATGGAAGTTCAACCGAAATCCGGCGTTCTGCAGTTTGGAGAATTCGAACTCGACGTCCGGAACTACCGGCTGCGCCGGTCGGAGGAAGAGTTGAAGCTCGAGCGTATCCCCATGGAGCTTCTGATCCTGCTGGCCAGCCGGCCGGGCGACCTGATC from Acidicapsa acidisoli encodes:
- a CDS encoding c-type cytochrome; this encodes MSRSILKTKLAYLSIVSVATFWVFLHAPAQEKRSRFEPSIPRVWDDEAIATLEVPLANPMGSPRHISSDYYYRIPVRPIYKSYPVYAPGHEPPNYMEWLRQQDPEVLWDESAYKPNLSSREDWIAAGRIVFNTPIYYTTHRIVSMDDVRNPKWYQATGVPGAKDGTVPFVRYVIRKKGEVELGDFACGFCHTRVMPEGSVLEGVQGNFPFEKSKAWLFRSRLANPDDARKADADLRHLDHSLFAAPWLKPDPSAQIDSMTTDQLIAAHAAMLAEVTARHQSGLFDPLQIPDLIGVKDRRYLDHTGLQQHGSIADLMRYAALNQGADDLASYDGFVPADFHYSTKRPEPGDPIAVGGRYSDEQLYALAMYLYALEPPPNPNKFDALARRGKKIFETEGCGTCHTPPLYTNNKLTPAEGFRVPPEARQQFDIAPFSVGTDPNMTLKTRRGTGYYKVPSLKGVWYRSMFGHSGWCASLEDWFDPKRLDDNYEPTGFKPYGAKSYPVKGHPFGLDLSEQDRRALIAFLKTL
- a CDS encoding nuclear transport factor 2 family protein; the encoded protein is MTYERLSRNAIRVALIVLTLTASAMAEWKAANSEVAAAAKEPKIASVLEAVNGIDTALIKDDHAAFAALLAKDLVVNNPQNTVSIRGATGRRNTSGLISYSSYVRSIEYAGMLGEMVLLMGDERVVPKGDSPMSGKEVRRRFTDVWKMEGGHWVLIARQATIVAP